A genomic segment from Candidatus Obscuribacterales bacterium encodes:
- a CDS encoding biotin transporter BioY — GKNAGLMSQLAYLALGLTWLDIFTQGGGFGYVQSPTFGYLLGFVPGAWVCGSLAFQMPPRLESLALSCVSGLLTIHVVGISYLAIARWGGWLTATSGSFLQEIFLYSLHPLPGQLAIACAVTVLAFGLRRLMFY, encoded by the coding sequence GGGGAAAAAATGCAGGACTCATGTCCCAGTTGGCCTACCTAGCGCTGGGGCTCACCTGGCTGGATATTTTCACCCAAGGCGGTGGCTTTGGCTATGTGCAATCTCCCACCTTTGGCTATCTATTGGGGTTTGTGCCAGGGGCGTGGGTTTGTGGATCCTTAGCTTTTCAAATGCCGCCTCGCCTAGAGTCGTTAGCGCTCAGTTGTGTCAGCGGTTTGTTGACCATTCATGTGGTAGGCATCAGCTATTTAGCGATCGCCCGTTGGGGTGGTTGGCTGACGGCAACATCGGGCTCGTTTCTGCAAGAGATTTTTCTCTATTCTCTCCATCCTTTACCAGGGCAGTTAGCGATCGCCTGTGCGGTCACGGTTCTAGCCTTTGGCTTACGTCGCCTGATGTTTTACTAA